From the Deltaproteobacteria bacterium genome, one window contains:
- a CDS encoding PIN domain-containing protein — protein MKIFIDVNVFIDVMTKRRGWTESLRVLNLARRSQEIESSTSALTLPLIYFFRRRVVDETTARADAQAILSGLHLVALSQAVLDRAIIAAGPDFEDNIQLVSAESIAVNHLITRNKKDFDAATISVLNPDEWLALQEVAALETKLTPSPGP, from the coding sequence TTGAAGATTTTCATCGACGTCAATGTCTTCATTGACGTGATGACCAAGCGGCGCGGTTGGACAGAGAGTCTCCGTGTGCTTAACCTGGCGCGGCGCTCGCAAGAGATCGAGAGCTCGACATCCGCGCTCACATTGCCCTTGATTTATTTCTTTCGGCGCAGAGTCGTAGACGAAACTACCGCGCGTGCCGACGCCCAAGCGATCTTGAGTGGGCTTCATCTGGTAGCTTTGAGTCAAGCCGTCCTCGATCGGGCAATCATCGCTGCAGGCCCCGACTTTGAAGACAATATTCAACTTGTCAGCGCTGAATCGATCGCCGTCAATCATCTCATCACCCGAAACAAAAAAGACTTCGATGCCGCTACGATCTCCGTGCTCAACCCGGACGAGTGGCTTGCCTTACAAGAAGTCGCCGCACTCGAAACCAAACTCACGCCGTCGCCCGGACCCTGA
- the rlmD gene encoding 23S rRNA (uracil(1939)-C(5))-methyltransferase RlmD — protein MPLIKRGSSCGSMSCRCFFFAYFAFFAVKCSCFFVRIAQMAQTNAKVELKPEAEIVIDALAYGPYGVGRLDGKAVMIADSAPGDKLLARIVESKERYAIGEILRLIEPSPLRQTPPCPYVGRCGGCSWQHLNYPAQLKAKQQSVADALGRIGKLGDFELKPIIAADDPFHYRRRIRLQVGADGTLGFFAPGSHSIVEIDSCSIADARLNAPLAELRRWLNELNGAIEHLELVGGDEANELVAVAQPAESFLTGNESACERLVGADNGIGGLIIQTRHERKVYGRTLITVRLQGELTLEVDADVFTQVNSDGNRQMIEQLLAAGDFKPQDKVLDLYCGAGNFTLPMARRVAQVTAIEGHRAAIASGELNAQRYRLENIEWQCASVPQAVARLKRQRQSYHKIVLDPPRTGAKGIEADLAALKAEKIIYVSCNPTTLARDLANLAKLGYKLRSVQPIDFFPQTFHVESLAVMTR, from the coding sequence ATGCCTTTGATAAAGCGCGGATCGTCTTGCGGTTCCATGTCTTGCCGATGTTTTTTCTTTGCCTACTTTGCGTTCTTTGCGGTTAAATGTTCTTGTTTCTTTGTCCGGATTGCACAGATGGCACAGACTAACGCGAAAGTTGAACTCAAACCAGAGGCCGAGATCGTTATCGACGCTCTCGCCTACGGGCCTTACGGCGTCGGCCGCCTGGATGGCAAGGCGGTGATGATCGCCGACAGCGCGCCTGGCGATAAGCTCCTGGCGCGGATTGTCGAATCCAAAGAGCGCTACGCTATCGGCGAAATCCTGCGCCTCATCGAGCCCTCGCCGCTGCGCCAAACACCGCCCTGCCCTTACGTCGGCCGTTGCGGCGGCTGCTCCTGGCAGCATCTAAACTATCCGGCGCAACTCAAAGCCAAACAGCAAAGCGTCGCCGACGCGCTCGGGCGCATCGGCAAGCTCGGCGATTTTGAACTGAAGCCGATCATCGCCGCCGACGATCCATTTCACTATCGCCGGCGCATTCGTCTGCAAGTCGGCGCCGATGGCACTTTGGGATTCTTCGCCCCCGGCTCCCACAGCATTGTCGAAATCGACTCCTGCTCGATCGCCGACGCGCGCTTGAACGCGCCACTCGCTGAACTGCGCCGTTGGCTCAACGAACTCAACGGCGCAATCGAACATTTGGAGCTGGTCGGCGGCGATGAAGCTAACGAACTCGTCGCGGTCGCCCAGCCAGCCGAGTCGTTTCTCACTGGCAACGAGTCAGCCTGCGAACGATTGGTCGGCGCCGACAACGGCATCGGCGGCTTGATCATTCAAACGCGCCACGAACGAAAAGTTTACGGCCGCACGCTGATCACCGTCAGACTCCAAGGAGAACTCACGCTCGAAGTCGACGCCGATGTCTTCACTCAAGTAAACAGCGACGGCAACCGGCAAATGATCGAGCAACTGCTCGCCGCCGGCGATTTTAAACCCCAAGATAAGGTTCTCGATCTCTACTGCGGCGCCGGCAATTTCACTTTGCCAATGGCTCGTCGCGTCGCCCAGGTGACGGCTATCGAAGGTCATCGCGCGGCGATTGCCAGCGGCGAACTCAACGCGCAGCGCTATCGGCTGGAAAATATCGAATGGCAATGCGCCAGCGTGCCCCAAGCAGTGGCGCGCCTAAAACGCCAACGGCAGAGCTATCACAAAATCGTCCTCGACCCGCCGCGCACCGGCGCCAAAGGCATCGAAGCCGACTTGGCCGCGCTCAAAGCCGAGAAAATTATTTACGTCTCTTGCAACCCGACGACCTTGGCGCGCGACCTGGCCAACCTCGCCAAGCTGGGTTATAAACTTCGCTCAGTGCAACCGATCGATTTTTTTCCCCAAACCTTTCATGTTGAATCGTTAGCCGTGATGACGCGTTAA
- a CDS encoding ABC transporter substrate-binding protein yields the protein MRIADKISLSILLVSIMTIGCPRHARSADRLIGLHSAQVLSQSMPWIAREAGLFKKYDLDFNLVFIPSSPVATAATLSGDAEIGVTGAVANVRAIVQGSTDLVFIGGMKNFLTHSIMGKADIKSPQDLKGKKVAVGRFGGNTHFFVVQALKRLGMDASRDIQTIQTGGGPETVAALLGGNVDAAGLVAPGDFQVASRGYRYVVNGFDLKIPYAATCVVTLRSLINKRGPVIGRFMRSMAEASRIMHTDRAFVYKVIGKYMRITDTKVLDAAYQSEIPALEQRLEIHEAALQASLDEIAPLDARAKAIKPADMIDRRYLVELEKSGAFGR from the coding sequence ATGCGAATCGCCGACAAAATCTCATTGTCCATTCTGCTCGTCTCCATCATGACCATCGGCTGTCCCAGACACGCCAGGTCCGCGGACCGGTTGATCGGTCTTCACTCGGCGCAAGTGTTGTCGCAGTCGATGCCCTGGATCGCGCGGGAAGCCGGCCTGTTCAAGAAATACGATCTCGACTTCAATTTAGTTTTCATCCCCTCGTCGCCGGTCGCCACCGCGGCGACGTTGAGCGGCGATGCCGAGATCGGCGTCACCGGCGCGGTTGCCAACGTCCGCGCCATCGTTCAAGGCAGCACCGATCTAGTCTTCATCGGCGGCATGAAAAATTTTTTAACCCACAGCATCATGGGCAAGGCCGACATCAAGAGCCCGCAAGATCTCAAGGGCAAGAAAGTCGCCGTCGGCCGCTTCGGCGGCAACACCCACTTTTTCGTCGTACAAGCGCTGAAACGTTTGGGCATGGATGCCAGCCGTGACATTCAGACCATTCAAACCGGCGGCGGACCGGAAACGGTCGCAGCGCTGCTCGGCGGCAACGTCGACGCCGCTGGATTGGTAGCGCCGGGAGACTTTCAGGTGGCGTCTCGCGGCTACCGTTATGTCGTCAACGGTTTTGATCTCAAGATTCCCTACGCCGCGACCTGCGTCGTCACCCTGCGCTCGTTGATCAACAAACGCGGCCCGGTCATCGGCCGCTTCATGCGCTCCATGGCGGAAGCGTCGAGAATCATGCACACGGACCGAGCCTTCGTTTACAAGGTGATCGGCAAATACATGCGCATCACCGACACCAAAGTGCTCGATGCCGCCTACCAATCCGAGATCCCCGCGCTGGAGCAACGTTTGGAAATTCATGAAGCCGCGCTGCAAGCGTCCCTCGACGAGATCGCGCCTCTCGACGCGCGCGCCAAAGCGATCAAGCCCGCCGACATGATAGACCGGCGCTATTTGGTCGAGTTGGAAAAGAGCGGCGCGTTTGGCAGATAG
- a CDS encoding ABC transporter substrate-binding protein yields the protein MRHEAKVMRNQMKRFILVLALSYLFSSLNGLTLVGAAEKVPRIGILFMGGKDQPHLESFKQGLRALGYTEGKNIIIEYRYAEGNQDRLGDLAAELVRDKVDVIVTTSGISANAARRVTQTLPIVMTTGDPLESGLAASLAKPGGNVTGLSIMLADMSVKRLELLKESFPKRTRVAALWSPGQREAVIGFKETVDAAKVLSLRLHPLEIKSAADIDPAFDAMTKARDSALVVILSPLATLNSKRIVELALKHRLPGIYPTRQFVEEGGLMAYGPLIGDLYRRAATYVDKILKGRTPADLPIEQPMKFDFVISLIAAKQIGVTVAPNVLVRAQRVIR from the coding sequence ATGAGGCATGAGGCGAAAGTAATGAGAAATCAGATGAAACGATTTATTTTAGTATTAGCCCTGAGTTATTTGTTCTCATCGCTTAACGGTTTGACGCTGGTCGGCGCCGCGGAAAAAGTTCCGCGCATCGGTATTCTTTTCATGGGCGGCAAAGATCAGCCGCATCTGGAATCGTTCAAGCAAGGTCTGCGCGCGCTTGGTTACACGGAGGGGAAAAACATTATCATCGAGTACCGCTACGCCGAAGGCAACCAGGACCGGCTCGGCGATCTTGCCGCCGAGTTGGTGCGCGACAAAGTCGATGTCATCGTTACCACCTCTGGGATCAGCGCCAACGCGGCTCGACGGGTAACCCAAACGCTACCGATCGTCATGACCACCGGCGATCCACTTGAGTCGGGGCTTGCCGCGAGCCTGGCGAAACCGGGCGGAAACGTGACCGGCTTGAGCATCATGTTGGCCGACATGAGCGTCAAGCGGCTAGAGCTGCTTAAAGAATCCTTTCCCAAACGAACCCGCGTTGCGGCGCTGTGGAGCCCGGGCCAGCGCGAAGCGGTCATCGGATTTAAAGAAACTGTAGATGCCGCCAAAGTTTTATCCTTACGTTTGCATCCGTTGGAAATAAAGTCGGCCGCTGATATCGACCCCGCGTTCGATGCGATGACCAAGGCGCGCGACAGTGCACTGGTGGTAATCCTGTCGCCGCTCGCCACGCTGAACTCGAAACGCATCGTCGAGCTCGCGCTTAAGCACCGTCTACCGGGAATCTATCCGACTCGACAGTTTGTCGAGGAGGGCGGGCTGATGGCCTACGGCCCGTTGATCGGCGATCTGTACCGCCGCGCGGCAACCTATGTGGACAAAATTCTCAAAGGAAGAACGCCCGCCGACCTGCCCATCGAGCAGCCGATGAAATTCGATTTCGTCATCAGCCTGATAGCGGCCAAGCAGATCGGCGTGACGGTTGCGCCGAATGTGCTGGTGCGGGCGCAGAGGGTGATTCGATGA